A window of the Candida orthopsilosis Co 90-125, chromosome 1 draft sequence genome harbors these coding sequences:
- a CDS encoding Cdc8 protein (S. cerevisiae homolog CDC8 has uridylate kinase activity, thymidylate kinase activity, role in dTDP biosynthetic process, dUDP biosynthetic process, dTTP biosynthetic process and localizes to cytoplasm, nucleus), with amino-acid sequence MPRGQLILIEGLDRSGKSTQASILASKFPKSKLIKFPDRSTSIGKLINEYLTNKQFQLSDQSAHLLFSANRWELNKEIIDLLNQGYFVILDRYIYSGIAYTLAKHKHTNSTISQEDGTKTNLSSVEWLLSPDKGLPKPDLTMFLTLNMDEISSRKGWGDERYEMVEFQSRVKQCFLEILDEQKDPGVKIVDVGNKSIEQVSELLWHVIESKKVNLLTDKPIDHV; translated from the coding sequence ATGCCGCGTGGACAATTGATCCTAATTGAAGGTTTAGACCGATCAGGTAAATCCACTCAAGCTTCCATCTTAGCTTCTAAGTTTCCAAAGTCCAAACTCATAAAGTTCCCCGATAGGTCAACATCTATAGGTAAATTAATCAATGAATATTTAACcaacaaacaatttcaGCTTAGTGATCAATCAGCTCATTTATTGTTTCTGGCTAATCGATGGGAATTGAACAAggaaatcattgatttattaaatCAGGGGTATTTTGTTATATTGGatagatatatatattcagGAATTGCTTACACATTAGCTAAACATAAACACACAAATAGCACAATATCTCAGGAAGATGGAACTAAAACCAATTTGTCCAGTGTTGAATGGTTACTATCACCAGATAAGGGATTACCCAAACCTGATTTAACTATGTTTTTAACTTTAAACATGGACGAAATTAGTTCAAGAAAAGGATGGGGAGATGAACGATATGAAATGGTGGAGTTTCAATCACGAGTGAAACAATGTTTTTTGGAAATACTTGATGAACAAAAAGACCCCGGTGTtaagattgttgatgttgggAATAAGTCTATTGAGCAAGTGAGTGAGTTACTTTGGCATGTTATTGAGTCGAAAAAGGTAAATCTATTGACAGATAAACCTATAGATCATGTATAA
- a CDS encoding vacuolar transporter: MTNPQDINKTQRRRSINLLTRSPLSGSPSPFATTPTGGGGGTAISSSIYGSRCGSRGGSQSNSFVSNTPFLRDGHGLTAAPGDVTSDNIGTNGGREEAIDDSSSSASPPSRKTSLHGQMNHDVSQFHKQSIREKEETSVDFREGIDDPRLISQLSKHLPSHENSLKKEGGDITHDLYKLQHDLQAKKHQSSTLHRSKSFDDGYVSDNGSVKSRASSFNVPGGFRREFLVHQQQHQQQHQQQKSDPDQLHKPDNSYSYTDQIQYRPTPNFLTKNFIEFLSIYGHFAGEDLEDEEIGTNYKYAQADEETPLLGPSQTSSSSTIPTDADADAIDISYNPRGTATDTKAYFLLLKAFVGTGVLFLPRAFANGGLAFSIVTLTIFALLSFWCYLILVYAKIATKVSGFAEIGAKLYGTWLQRLILASIIISQIGFVAAYIVFTAENLRAFVKNVNLGGGGIDELDIVWFIGVQVVLIIPMSLIRDITKLSVSSLLANLFILTGLVTIIYYIGYEWVVLNHGNFGPSVEYGFNQSQFSLFIGTAIFAFEGIGLIIPVQESMIHPAHFPTVLAKVMGTIAVIFIVIGGMGYLTFGKHVQTVILLNLPQDSIMVIMTQFFYSFAILLSTPLQLFPAIRLIESRLFKLSGKVSTQIKWLKNLFRTLFVLFIAYIAFVGGANLDKFVSFIGCFACIPLVYMYPPMLHLRGCCGTTAREESSLNEVRWRYWLGILDYILIAIGGLALVYTTYQILFI; encoded by the coding sequence ATGACCAACCCTCAAgatataaacaaaacacaacGCAGACGATCAATAAATTTATTAACTAGATCGCCATTATCTGgatcaccatcaccatttGCTACAACGCCAACTGGAGGAGGAGGGGGAACTGCTATTTCAAGCAGTATTTATGGATCACGGTGTGGGTCACGAGGTGGATCGCAGAGTAATTCGTTTGTTTCTAATACTCCATTTTTAAGAGATGGGCATGGTCTTACTGCAGCGCCGGGTGATGTAACCAGCGACAACATCGGTACTAACGGAGGCAGAGAGGAGGCTATTGATGACTCGTCGAGCTCTGCATCCCCGCCTTCGAGAAAAACCTCATTGCATGGACAAATGAACCATGATGTGtctcaatttcataaacaaagtattagagagaaagaagaaacatCAGTTGATTTCCGGGAAGGGATAGATGATCCTCGATTGATTTCccaattatcaaaacatttaCCTTCTCATGAAAACAgtttaaaaaaagaaggtgGTGATATCACGCATGATTTATATAAATTACAACATGATTTACAAGCAAAAAAACACCAGTCGAGTACTTTACATAGATCAAAGAgttttgatgatggatATGTTTCTGACAATGGGCTGGTTAAGTCACGAGCTAGCTCGTTTAACGTGCCTGGTGGATTTCGAAGAGAGTTTTTAgtacatcaacaacagcatcaacaacagcatcaacagCAGAAAAGTGATCCAGACCAGTTACATAAACCCGATAATTCATATTCATACACCGATCAAATACAGTATAGACCCACACCCAATTTCTTGaccaaaaatttcattgaGTTTCTTAGCATTTATGGACATTTTGCTGGTGAAGATCtagaagatgaagaaattggaacCAATTACAAATACGCTCAAGCAGATGAAGAAACACCATTACTAGGACCATCGcaaacatcatcatcaagtaCAATACCTACAGATGCAGACGCAGACGCAATTGACATCAGCTACAACCCCAGGGGCACGGCAACTGATACCAAAGCATATTTCTTGCTCCTTAAAGCATTTGTCGGCACCGGTGTCCTATTCCTTCCCAGAGCATTCGCCAATGGTGGCTTGGCATTTTCGATAGTGACGTTAACGATATTTGCCTTGTTATCATTTTGGTGTTATTTAATTCTTGTATATGCTAAAATTGCCACTAAGGTCTCGGGATTTGCGGAAATTGGTGCTAAATTGTATGGCACTTGGTTACAACGATTGATTTTGGCATCGATTATAATTTCACAAATTGGGTTCGTGGCCGCATACATTGTGTTTACGGCGGAGAATTTGCGAGCATTTGTTAAAAATGTCAAtcttggtggtggtgggATTGATGAGTTGGATATTGTTTGGTTCATTGGAGTACAAGTGGTGCTTATTATCCCCATGAGTTTGATTCGTGATATCACCAAGCTTTCAGTTTCGTCATTGTTAGCAAATTTGTTCATATTGACGGGACTAGTCACTATTATTTATTACATCGGATACGAATGGGTGGTTTTAAACCATGGAAATTTTGGTCCATCAGTCGAATATGGGTTCAATCAATCACAATTTTCCTTATTTATCGGCACGGCTATCTTTGCGTTTGAAGGAATTGGATTAATTATCCCCGTACAAGAGTCAATGATTCACCCCGCTCATTTTCCCACGGTATTAGCAAAAGTAATGGGCACTATTGCCGTAATTTTCATTGTTATTGGTGGGATGGGATATTTGACATTTGGCAAACACGTGCAAACGGTTATTTTATTGAACTTACCCCAGGACTCAATCATGGTTATAATgacacaatttttttattcattCGCTATCCTTCTTTCGACTCCATTACAATTGTTCCCGGCCATTCGATTAATTGAATCAagattgttcaaattgagcGGTAAAGTATCGACCCAAATTAAGTGGTTAAAGAATTTATTCCGCACTTTATTTGTCTTGTTTATTGCTTATATTGCCTTTGTGGGTGGAGCAAATTTAGATAAATTTGTTTCGTTTATTGGATGTTTTGCTTGTATACCTTTGGTTTACATGTATCCGCCTATGTTACACCTAAGAGGATGTTGTGGTACCACTGCTAGGGAGGAGCTGAGTTTGAATGAAGTTAGATGGAGATATTGGTTGGGGATCTTAGATTATATATTGATTGCAATTGGTGGATTAGCTTTGGTTTATACAACCTATCAAATTCTCTTCATTTAG
- a CDS encoding Mrf1 mitochondrial respiratory protein, whose protein sequence is MTIEGSAVTYTEYGSDIPKLLGTTDFKINPNDIKPDQVVIKALATPLNPADLMQLRGGYNASPEIQLGTEPNSPLHVGGNEGVYKVVKPGSNVSGFKEGDLVIPKLPSFGTWRSYAIADADNLIVVNGLSVDQAATISINPATAYQLLNNYVSDWQKGDYVIQNSGTSQVSRYVTQIAKLYGIKTISIVRDGKSKEEIDELKKFGAEHVISHSEFNDENFDIEKYTKGANVRLALNGSCDNTVANLVKSLSSKGQLISYGFLGGAEIKYSAQQQFAKDLVTRRYWLTANTVANPQGKVDTIKHLIELYHTGKIQDVPYNKLHYKQGGNEEISKVLLQGLSNFKGGKGKQVLFYE, encoded by the coding sequence ATGACTATTGAAGGAAGTGCAGTCACATATACCGAATACGGTTCCGATATCCCCAAATTACTTGGTACGAccgatttcaaaatcaacccAAATGACATCAAACCAGATCAAGTTGTAATCAAAGCATTGGCGACTCCATTAAATCCGGCTGATTTGATGCAACTTCGTGGAGGTTATAATGCCAGTCCTGAAATTCAATTAGGCACTGAACCGAATAGCCCTTTGCATGTTGGAGGTAACGAGGGTGTTTACAAAGTGGTCAAGCCAGGGTCCAATGTTTCAGGGTTCAAGGAGGGTGATTTGGTTATTCCTAAGTTACCTTCATTTGGTACTTGGAGAAGTTATGCCATTGCTGATGCTGATAACTTGATTGTTGTTAATGGATTGTCTGTGGACCAAGCAGCAACAATCTCCATCAACCCAGCAACTGCTtaccaattgttgaataattACGTATCTGACTGGCAAAAAGGTGATTAtgttattcaaaattctGGTACTTCTCAAGTATCTAGATACGTGACCCAAATTGCCAAATTATATGGAATCAAGACTATTTCCATTGTTCGTGATGGTAAATCCAaggaagaaattgatgaattgaagaaatttggtGCTGAACATGTCATCTCCCATCTGgaattcaatgatgaaaatttcgacattgaaaaatacacAAAGGGCGCCAATGTCCGTTTAGCACTTAATGGATCATGTGATAATACCGTGGCCAATTTAGTTAAAAGCTTGTCATCAAAGGGACAATTGATCAGTTATGGGTTCCTTGGAGGTGCCGAAATCAAATATAGTgcccaacaacaatttgcCAAGGATTTGGTGACAAGAAGATATTGGTTAACTGCCAATACTGTAGCTAATCCTCAAGGTAAAGTTGACACTATAAAGcatttgattgagttgTATCATACTGGTAAGATTCAAGATGTTCCTTATAACAAGTTGCATTATAAACAAGGTGgtaatgaagaaatttccAAGGTGTTGTTGCAAGGATTATCAAACTTTAAAGGGGGCAAAGGTAAACAAGTGTTATTTTATGAGTAA